GAGAATTTTTTTAACGGCCGAAAGCAGCTGGCTTGGATTTACCGGCTTGGTTAAATAGTCATCGATTTTTTGCCCTATCGCCTGTTCCATCAGCCGCTCCTCCTCCGATTTGGTAACCATTATTACCGGAAGATTCGGACTAATATCTTTCAATTCGATAAGCGTAGATAATCCATCTCGGACGGGCATCATCTCATCGAGCAATACAAGGTCGAAATGCTCGTTTGCCGCTTTATTGATAGCATCATCGCCATTGGAGGCAGTATCGATCTTATAGCCGTGCTCCTCTAAAAAAATGATGTGCGCTTTCAGAAGGTCGATTTCATCATCAACCCATAAAATAATTTTTTCCATATTACACCGGCAATTCTATTATAAATTCTGTTTTAACTTCTGGTTCGCTCTTAGCAAGGCATATTTTTCCTTTATGATACTCTACAACAATCCGTTTCGCTAAAGTTAACCCTAATCCCCAGCCTCTTAAGCGAGTGGAAAATCCCGGAGCAAATATCCTTTTTTGATATGACGGCTCGATTCCTCGCCCATTATCAGCAAAATTTATTATAACTTTCTTTTCTTTGCAGCTGGTTTCGATGTATATTTTTCCTGTCTTTGGATCGACTGCTTCCAGAGAATTCTTTATTAAGTTTTCGAAAACCCAGCCTATTAGCTCTTGATTAATCTTTATATCCGGCAAGTCGCCATAATGTTCGATAATTTTTACGCCATTTCCGCCGCCGGGCAGCCTTAACCTATAATAAGAAACAACTTCTTTGATAAGTTTATTAATATTGCTTGTTTTAAAATCAGGAATAGAGCCTATCTGTCCAAACCTTGTGGCTACTCTATCGAGGCGCTGTAAATCGGACTGCATCCTGGAAACGATTTCATCAAAGTTGACCTTTACATTTTGATCGGGGAGAATAAAATCGCTTTTTTTATATTTGAGTTTTAATAGTTCAACCCAGCCTAATAATGATGTTAACGGCGTGCCTAATTGATGAGCTGTCTCTTTAGCCATCCCAACCCAGATAGAGCGCTGTTCGGAGCGTCTAAGGTTTTGGAAACCAAAATACCCTACTAAAATAAATATGCTGATTACAAGCACCTCGATAATTGGCACATACTGCAATTGCTTTATAAGCCTGGAATCGCCGTAGTAAAGATAATGTATTATTAGTTTTTCAGGACCATAATAGATAGGGATTGCCTCATGTTTCTCTCTCATCACCTGCAAATATTTTTCCAATTTAACTTTTGCCGCAGATGTTGTGTCATCTTGAGGTATATCCACTGTCCAGTACATTGGAGTGCCATTGGCGGAAGTTACTATAATCGGAAAATTGGCTTTTTTGATAATTTCCTCGAAAATATAGTTTATCTCAGAGCCGCTGGTGGCTTCAGTGGCGGCATATTGCCACAACCGGGCATAGGCGCGGCTTACTCTGGCTGCATCCTTTTTTAAACCCGTGATTATAGTTTGGTTATAATAAAAGAAAATATAAATTATAGCCGCCATGCTAATACCCAATCCGACAGACAGGATTTTTGAGTAGCTTAAATAACCTTTTATCGACATAATAAAGACCCTTAACCTTAACTCAAATTGGCTCTATTCGCTCCATGCCATGCATATAATGCCGTAGAACCTTAGGCACAACTACAGAACCATCAGCTTGCTGATAATTTTCTAATATCGCAATTACAGTTCTTGGCAAAGCTAAACCTGAACCATTAAGAGTATGCGCAAATACCGGTTTGGCGCCTTTTTCAGGCCGGAAACGCAAGTTCATCCGTCGGGCTTGAAACGCCTCGAAATTCGAGCATGATGAAACCTCCAGCCAGGCATCCATCCCCGGAGCATAAGTTTCGAGGTCATAGCATTTGGCGGCGGCAAATGATAAATCGCCTGTGCAAAGAAGGCTTACCCTGAATGGCAGTTCAAGTTTTTGCAGAACCGTTTTAGCATTATCTAAAAGCTTTTCCAGTTCATCGTATGATGTTTCCGGTTCAACAATTTTCACCATCTCAACTTTATGGAATTGATGAACCCGGGTAATGCCTCTAACCTCTTTTCCGTAAGAGCCGGCTTCACGTCTGAAGCAGGGCGAAAAAGCGCAGTAATAAATCGGCAGATCGTCATCTTTTAATATTTCGCCGGCGTGAAGGTTGGTTACCGGCACTTCGGCTGTTGGTATTAAATATAAATCATCATCCGGAAGATGGTACATATCCTCCGCAAGTTTAGGAAGCTGGGCTGAACCTATCATCGCCTGCGAACCGGCAATATATGGTATCATCACTTCCTTATAGCCGTGATTTTGAGTATGAAGGTCGAGCATGAAATTTATCAGCGCTCTTTCGAGTAATGCGCCTGGTCCTTTAAGAACATAGAAACCCGAACCTGACACTTTAACGCCGCGCGGAATATCTAAAGCGCCGATTATTTCGCCGATTTCCCAGTGAGGCCTGACCTTAAAATCGAATCCCTTTTTTTCTCCTACATATTCGATGATTTTATTATCAGCTTCATCCTTGCCAACCGGAACATCGTCGTGGGGGATATTAGTTACCATAAGGAGTTTTTCATGAAGCTGGTTTTCGATATTCCGAAATTTTTCAGTTTGTTCGGAGATTTTTTCGCCCACCCGACGCATATCGGCAATCAGTTCGGAGGCATCCTGTTTTTGTTTTTTAGCGGCGGCTATTTCTTTTGATACTTTATTCCTTTTAGCCTCAAGTGTTTCCTTTTCTCCAATTAAAACGCGTCGCCGGGAATCAAGCTCGAGAATAGCATCGATATCACTATTTTCATTTTTATCAGCAACAGCTTTTTTAATTAAATTGGGATTCTCTCTAATAAACTTCATATCCAACATTGTCTTTTTTCCTTACCAAGTTTATTAAGTATTGAGTAATACCGACAAAAATTAGCCAGACATCTAATAAAATCGACATTTTTTGCATATATTTCAACTCTTTTTCAAAATACTCATCTTCATTGCAATTATTAGCCATACTAAATATTCCCGGTTTAACTAATTTTCTGCGCCAGAATCCCGGAAACTTCATAGAATCTTTAGCTGCTCTTGCCTGTGAAAGCGGCAATGTTCCTACAAGCGAAAGACTGCCCTCAAATACGGATATTAATGCCGGCATATTTAGTTTGATTCTATCATAACCGGAATATTTCGAAGCATGCTTGTAGAAATCATAACAGTATTTCATGTTGCCGTCCCTTCCATAAAAACTGACTTTTACTAAAAAAGGCTGGTTTTTTAATTTAGCTATTAGGAAATGAAATAGAAAAACAGGACTTGAGAGAGTCAGTATTAACGATGATGCAAAAATATCAAGACCGCGTTTAACCATCCATTCCCAGGTGCGCAATATCTCTTTTAGGGGCATTATAAAACCCCGACGATAAAGTTTTATTTTTTTAAAACCCTTAAAAGGATCAGGCGGTTCACCCATTAGAAGAAACTGATTCTCAAGGAAAAAATACGACTGAAAGATTGGCATGAAATCGCTGTAATCATCCTCAGGCCAAACTAATACTATTTTTTCCAAACGTTCTTTTCGTATAGTATTGCTTAGGGTATTTTCATCGCCAAGGTAATTTAGATTATAATAATCATCGCCGAGATGTTTAGCGCAGATATACCCAATCACACTGAATCTTTGCTTGGCTAAATCCATAAGTTCATTCAGATTAGCATTGATATTTCTAATCAGTATCGCGGCTCTCGGTCTATGGGATGGTCTATTCGATAACCAGCGGACTATTAAGAATGATGGGTATCTAAAAACGCAATTTAGAACAAAGAAAATAAAAACATAAAGAATAACCGGCAGTATTGAAACAGCAAAATTACCCTCGAGAAAAACAACGAGTAAAATGAATCCAGCCATACCCAGACCGATAACTTTGAGCAAAGCTAATGTATATTCGGAAAAATGCCGCTCGGGACGGATTTCATATATTCCCATAACTGAAAAGAGTAAAATCCAGAACAGACTAATCCAGATTGCCGGAGCGAACATCTCCTTGTATGGAATATATGCCTCATAACTGAAAATCCCCCAGCTATATTTAAGAGAATATAGCAAATAGAAAGAAAGATTTATCGAAATAATATCGATTACAAAAAAGACTGTTCGCTCGATAAAATGAAGAAAATTTCTATACAAGTGGACCCCTAAAACCGAGAGCGAAAGACCGGCGATAAATATTAAAAGAACCGACATCTGATTATCTTTAAGGACATAAGTTATAACGCCAAATAAACCCATCACTAAATTTATAAGAAATACTGCAATATAAGCATTCTTAGTGGAAAATATCCAGCGCGCAAGACGATATGGCGAACTGTCGGGAGCAGCAACAGACAAGTTTCGTTTTTCCCGCATTCTGGAAAGGCTAACCAAGGCAATATCAAAAATAGGATAGCTAAGAATCAAAAATGGAGTTGTCATAAGGTAATATGATTTATTGTTAGTCATATATATAATAGCAAATGCACCCATTATAAACCCTAAAAACATGGCTCCTGAATCGCCCATAAATATCTTTGCTCTAGGCAGATTGAATTTTAGAAAGCCTAATACGGCGCCAATTAGGGCAGCAGTTGTTAATGCCAGATTTTTATCATGCGAAAGAATCGCAACCGCTAAAAATGCCAACCCTGCGGCAAAACTCATACTTCCGGTAACGCCATCCATGTTATCGAGAATATTGAAAGCATTCATCATAACTACCAGAAAGAAAATAAGCCCGCCGAATTCTATAAGCGGATGGAAAATACCCATTGTAGATTCAATAAATACAATGAACATTCCGGCAGATATAAATTGCCCCACTAATTTAATAACCGGATTCATACCGAATCTATCATCAACAAAACCAACTAAAGCTATCAGAGCACCGCCAACAAAAAGGCCGCTATCCAGTTTATGCCATTCATATATGCCGGTAAACCTGGCAATCATAATAACAATAAAAATCGACAGGCAAATAGCTATTCCTCCCAAAACAGGAGTTGGCTTATTATGAATATTGTCACGGTAGGGATTATCAAATATATTCAAATTGTTCGATACCCATATCGCTATAGGATGCAGCAATAAAGACAAGAAAAATGATATTAGAAATATTAAAAATATATCCATTACTTTTTATGATATTCTATAATGTCTTTTATTGATTCTTCCAGCTTTATTGTTGGCTGAAATCCTATTAAAGATTTTGCCTTTGATATATCAGGCACCCGTTTGCGCATATCCTCAAAACCTTTTTCATACGCTTTATCATAAGGGATATGGACAACTTTCGATGAGCTTACGGTCATCTTTTTAACCAGTTCAGCCAAATGGTTTATCGAAACTTCATTATTGTTGCCAATATTGAAGACCTCGCCATAGGCATTGGCATTATTAATTAATTTAATAAGCGCTCCGATAACATCTCTAACATCGGTAAAGCTTCTTGTTTGTTTGCCATCATCAAAAACTGTTATGTCATGACCGAGAAGCGCTTGCTTGACAAAGGTAGGCACAACCATGCCATACTGGCCTGTTTGACGGGGGCCGATAGTATTGAATAGCCTTACAATGGCAGCTTTCAGTTTTTTCTCATGGTAATATGCAAGCGATAGAAATTCATCCACTGCTTTCGAACAAGCATAGCTCCAGCGGCTTTTAGTAGTGGGACCATAAACCGAATCGTTGGTCTCTTTAAAAGGAATTTTATCGCTCTTGCCATATACTTCAGAAGTCGAAGCTATTAGTACTTTCTTGTTATATCTATTAGCAAGTTTTAAAATAACTTCGGTGCCTATAATATTAGTTTGTATTGTATCAACCGGTTTTTCAATAATGAGTTTTACCCCGACAGCCGCCGCCAAATGAAATATGGAATCGCTATTAATAATGAGTTTTTCCATCAGCTTTTTACTCATAATGTTGCCGACTTCAAATTCAAAATTGGAGTCTTTTTTTAGATGTCTGATATTATCGAGGCTGCCGGTTGACAGGTTGTCTACGGCAAATACCCGGTATCCTTGTTCTAACAATTCCTCACATAAAAATGAACCTATAAAACCGGCGCCGCCGGTTACGAGAGCTGTTTTTTTCTTTCTTGGTGTCATGATTTAATTATCTCCACTGCTTCATAAAGATTATTTACTACATAATCGGCAGCGACATCAAGGGAATTTCTCTCTTTCCCACCGTATCCGGTTAAAACCAGGATTGTCGCCGCTCCGATATTTTTACCGGCTCGGATGTCGGAACTTTTATCGCCGATCATCCATGACCCGCTAAAATCAATATTAAACTGCTGCCGAGCTTTCTCAAACAACCCGGGTTTTGGCTTGCGGCAATTACAGTTATCTTCGGGCGTATGAGGACAATAATATATTTTATCGATAGATGCACCATATTTTTTTATCCGGGCAAGCAACACATCATTAAACCTCTCAACCTGATTTGCTGTGAAATACCCTCTGCCGATGCCGGATTGGTTGGAAACAATAATCTTTTTATATGATGGAGGTATCCGTTTTAAGGCATCCAGCGAACCGGGGATAAATTCAAGTTTATCGGGGTCTATAATAAAATCTTTCTCGTGGATGATAACCCCGTCCCGGTCGAGGAAGACAGCCGGGTTTGAGATTATCGCCACTTGCGCCCTCGTTTTTTAAATTCTGCCATATCAGTTTTAGTCGGAAATGAAAAATATGATCCATTATCAGGGTTATTCTTGATAGTTGAACTGTCGTTTTTATTTATTTTATCTAAAGCCATTATAAGCGCTTTGGGACCAATAGTAGTTTTTAGCCTTTTTACAAGTGAATAAAACGTATCATCAGGCGTAATCTTTTCTTTTAATTGAATTAGGATATCGCCAGCATCAACTTTTTCAACCATATAATGCACAGATACGCCCGTATATTCCTCTCCATGCGCCAACACCCAGAACGAGGGATATTGTCCCCGATAGTGAGGCAATAGCGC
Above is a window of Candidatus Zixiibacteriota bacterium DNA encoding:
- a CDS encoding HAMP domain-containing histidine kinase — encoded protein: MSIKGYLSYSKILSVGLGISMAAIIYIFFYYNQTIITGLKKDAARVSRAYARLWQYAATEATSGSEINYIFEEIIKKANFPIIVTSANGTPMYWTVDIPQDDTTSAAKVKLEKYLQVMREKHEAIPIYYGPEKLIIHYLYYGDSRLIKQLQYVPIIEVLVISIFILVGYFGFQNLRRSEQRSIWVGMAKETAHQLGTPLTSLLGWVELLKLKYKKSDFILPDQNVKVNFDEIVSRMQSDLQRLDRVATRFGQIGSIPDFKTSNINKLIKEVVSYYRLRLPGGGNGVKIIEHYGDLPDIKINQELIGWVFENLIKNSLEAVDPKTGKIYIETSCKEKKVIINFADNGRGIEPSYQKRIFAPGFSTRLRGWGLGLTLAKRIVVEYHKGKICLAKSEPEVKTEFIIELPV
- the serS gene encoding serine--tRNA ligase, whose product is MLDMKFIRENPNLIKKAVADKNENSDIDAILELDSRRRVLIGEKETLEAKRNKVSKEIAAAKKQKQDASELIADMRRVGEKISEQTEKFRNIENQLHEKLLMVTNIPHDDVPVGKDEADNKIIEYVGEKKGFDFKVRPHWEIGEIIGALDIPRGVKVSGSGFYVLKGPGALLERALINFMLDLHTQNHGYKEVMIPYIAGSQAMIGSAQLPKLAEDMYHLPDDDLYLIPTAEVPVTNLHAGEILKDDDLPIYYCAFSPCFRREAGSYGKEVRGITRVHQFHKVEMVKIVEPETSYDELEKLLDNAKTVLQKLELPFRVSLLCTGDLSFAAAKCYDLETYAPGMDAWLEVSSCSNFEAFQARRMNLRFRPEKGAKPVFAHTLNGSGLALPRTVIAILENYQQADGSVVVPKVLRHYMHGMERIEPI
- a CDS encoding sugar transferase, coding for MNIFDNPYRDNIHNKPTPVLGGIAICLSIFIVIMIARFTGIYEWHKLDSGLFVGGALIALVGFVDDRFGMNPVIKLVGQFISAGMFIVFIESTMGIFHPLIEFGGLIFFLVVMMNAFNILDNMDGVTGSMSFAAGLAFLAVAILSHDKNLALTTAALIGAVLGFLKFNLPRAKIFMGDSGAMFLGFIMGAFAIIYMTNNKSYYLMTTPFLILSYPIFDIALVSLSRMREKRNLSVAAPDSSPYRLARWIFSTKNAYIAVFLINLVMGLFGVITYVLKDNQMSVLLIFIAGLSLSVLGVHLYRNFLHFIERTVFFVIDIISINLSFYLLYSLKYSWGIFSYEAYIPYKEMFAPAIWISLFWILLFSVMGIYEIRPERHFSEYTLALLKVIGLGMAGFILLVVFLEGNFAVSILPVILYVFIFFVLNCVFRYPSFLIVRWLSNRPSHRPRAAILIRNINANLNELMDLAKQRFSVIGYICAKHLGDDYYNLNYLGDENTLSNTIRKERLEKIVLVWPEDDYSDFMPIFQSYFFLENQFLLMGEPPDPFKGFKKIKLYRRGFIMPLKEILRTWEWMVKRGLDIFASSLILTLSSPVFLFHFLIAKLKNQPFLVKVSFYGRDGNMKYCYDFYKHASKYSGYDRIKLNMPALISVFEGSLSLVGTLPLSQARAAKDSMKFPGFWRRKLVKPGIFSMANNCNEDEYFEKELKYMQKMSILLDVWLIFVGITQYLINLVRKKDNVGYEVY
- a CDS encoding GDP-mannose 4,6-dehydratase — protein: MTPRKKKTALVTGGAGFIGSFLCEELLEQGYRVFAVDNLSTGSLDNIRHLKKDSNFEFEVGNIMSKKLMEKLIINSDSIFHLAAAVGVKLIIEKPVDTIQTNIIGTEVILKLANRYNKKVLIASTSEVYGKSDKIPFKETNDSVYGPTTKSRWSYACSKAVDEFLSLAYYHEKKLKAAIVRLFNTIGPRQTGQYGMVVPTFVKQALLGHDITVFDDGKQTRSFTDVRDVIGALIKLINNANAYGEVFNIGNNNEVSINHLAELVKKMTVSSSKVVHIPYDKAYEKGFEDMRKRVPDISKAKSLIGFQPTIKLEESIKDIIEYHKK
- the gmhB gene encoding D-glycero-beta-D-manno-heptose 1,7-bisphosphate 7-phosphatase, with product MAIISNPAVFLDRDGVIIHEKDFIIDPDKLEFIPGSLDALKRIPPSYKKIIVSNQSGIGRGYFTANQVERFNDVLLARIKKYGASIDKIYYCPHTPEDNCNCRKPKPGLFEKARQQFNIDFSGSWMIGDKSSDIRAGKNIGAATILVLTGYGGKERNSLDVAADYVVNNLYEAVEIIKS